One part of the Ziziphus jujuba cultivar Dongzao chromosome 2, ASM3175591v1 genome encodes these proteins:
- the LOC107419728 gene encoding 17.5 kDa class I heat shock protein-like yields MWHRKEDTDILDIDLNGFKGEQLKLRIDNARILTISGERSLDDNNKWSRFCKQIKLAENIKVNDISFELNGGILSIVIPKKPEILSMSISLAPQVLQMGQPEMTTTTENAGVWRLEIDKNMVVEVGVVLVFLLLWFGVCMKCLYGK; encoded by the exons ATGTGGCATCGGAAGGAAGATACTGATATTCTTGATATTGATCTAAATG GTTTCAAAGGGGAACAGCTGAAGCTTCGAATCGACAATGCGAGGATCCTAACAATCTCCGGAGAACGATCATTGGACGATAACAACAAATGGAGTCGTTTttgcaaacaaatcaaactggCCGAAAACATCAAAGTCAACGACATTAGTTTCGAGTTAAACGGAGGGATTCTCTCTATTGTGATACCCAAGAAACCAGAGATTCTCTCCATGTCCATTTCCCTGGCGCCCCAAGTCCTCCAAATGGGCCAACCGGAAATGACTACAACAACGGAGAATGCAGGTGTTTGGAGGTTAGagattgataaaaatatggTCGTCGAAGTTGGGGTTGTGCTTGTGTTTTTACTACTGTGGTTTGGGGTTTGTATGAAATGTTTATATGGAAAGTAG
- the LOC107412281 gene encoding uncharacterized protein LOC107412281, with translation MENKIELNNRLYTDFDPYCIWHRKEDTDTLEVHLNGFKREQLKVIRFDNARTLKISGERPWDDNNKWSFFCKQIKLEEPPLDDNNKWIRFSKQIKLVDNVKVKDISSKFAGGILSVEMPKKSEIFFISQVFEVSQKATENGWGWRLKKDKNMGVKVGVVLVFLLLGFGIYVKCLRGKPYDLCAILKSSW, from the exons atggaaaacaaaattgaaCTAAACAACCGTTTGTATACAGATTTCGATCCTTATTGTATTTGGCATAGGAAGGAAGATACTGATACTCTTGAGGTTCATCTTAATG GTTTCAAAAGGGAACAGCTGAAGGTAATTCGCTTCGACAATGCGAGGACGCTAAAAATCTCCGGAGAACGACCATGGGACGACAACAACAAATGGAGCTTTTTttgcaaacaaatcaaactggAAGAACCACCATTGGACGACAACAACAAATGGATTCGTtttagcaaacaaatcaaactggTCGACAACGTCAAAGTCAAAGACATTAGTTCCAAGTTCGCCGGAGGGATTCTCTCTGTTGAGATGCCCAAGAAATCAGAGATTTTCTTCATTTCCCAGGTGTTCGAAGTCAGCCAAAAGGCGACGGAGAATGGATGGGGTTGGAGGTTGAAGAAGGATAAAAATATGGGCGTCAAAGTTGGGGTTGTGCTTGTGTTTTTGCTCCTGGGGTTTGGAATTTATGTGAAATGTTTACGTGGAAAGCCGTATGATCTTTGTGCTATATTGAAAAGTAGTTGGTGA